Proteins encoded in a region of the Atopobium sp. oral taxon 416 genome:
- a CDS encoding PTS lactose/cellobiose transporter subunit IIA, producing the protein MEEETDLLTQVAFQVILNAGDARNTLDKALDAAAEFRFDEVRQMIEDAESLITKAHNAQTGLIQRQAAGEQFPYSLLFVHAQDTLMTIDSEIHFLKRLLPTLEALHVAAINH; encoded by the coding sequence ATGGAAGAAGAAACAGACTTGCTTACTCAGGTAGCCTTCCAAGTCATCCTGAATGCAGGCGATGCACGCAATACTCTCGACAAAGCGCTGGATGCTGCAGCTGAATTCAGGTTTGATGAGGTGCGGCAGATGATCGAGGATGCTGAGAGTCTCATAACGAAAGCCCACAATGCACAGACTGGTCTCATCCAGCGTCAGGCAGCAGGAGAGCAATTTCCGTATTCGCTTCTGTTTGTCCACGCACAGGATACGCTCATGACCATCGATTCGGAGATTCATTTCCTGAAGCGTCTCCTGCCCACGCTCGAGGCTCTCCATGTAGCAGCTATTAACCATTGA
- a CDS encoding MurR/RpiR family transcriptional regulator, translated as MLANYDTLTASEKRIADYMLHHTAEATTLNASEIAERCSTSNTTVTRFVKELGFESFSQLRLNLARETARETVPQSDDVSFSSFESSVRLVLRNKIAELNETVVNLDVDALKDAVQVIVHSDNVLVAGVGTSLSFAQMFALKLSHVGVKAVSSASIDAEMVLAQLYSTEDCIIFVSNSGSSRRLSTLMGIAQDASIKTIAITGNGESPIAQAADISISVVRRDRMLTPDFDSSHNALNFIADVIVTLLFHMNQDASEYIRLFHKTFGEEKNEMGEEQGQSEQGVSPLRVQQENTS; from the coding sequence ATGCTGGCAAATTATGATACGTTGACTGCTTCCGAAAAGCGTATTGCGGATTATATGTTGCACCATACGGCCGAGGCCACCACGCTCAATGCCTCAGAGATCGCCGAGCGCTGCTCCACGTCGAATACGACGGTCACGCGCTTCGTCAAAGAGCTGGGCTTTGAAAGCTTCTCACAGCTCCGTTTGAATCTCGCCCGTGAGACGGCCCGTGAAACCGTACCGCAGAGCGATGATGTGTCGTTTAGCAGCTTTGAAAGTTCGGTCAGACTGGTGCTGCGCAACAAAATTGCCGAGCTGAACGAAACTGTCGTAAACCTCGACGTCGATGCCTTAAAAGATGCTGTCCAGGTTATCGTGCATTCCGATAACGTGTTGGTTGCGGGCGTCGGCACTTCGCTTTCCTTTGCCCAAATGTTTGCCCTCAAACTCTCACACGTGGGGGTTAAGGCGGTTTCTAGTGCTAGCATCGACGCGGAGATGGTTTTGGCGCAGCTCTACTCCACAGAAGACTGCATCATCTTCGTCTCCAATTCCGGAAGTTCTCGTCGGCTCAGTACCCTGATGGGCATTGCTCAGGATGCTTCGATCAAGACCATCGCTATTACCGGAAACGGGGAGTCCCCGATCGCACAAGCAGCGGATATCTCCATCTCTGTCGTGAGACGTGACCGTATGCTTACCCCTGATTTTGATTCTTCCCACAATGCGCTTAACTTCATCGCCGACGTAATCGTGACCTTGCTCTTCCATATGAACCAGGACGCAAGCGAATATATCCGGCTGTTCCACAAGACCTTCGGCGAGGAGAAGAACGAAATGGGTGAGGAACAGGGCCAGTCTGAACAGGGCGTATCCCCACTCCGAGTGCAACAGGAAAATACGAGCTAG
- the nagB gene encoding glucosamine-6-phosphate deaminase yields MRVIRCKDYHDMSRKAANIISAQVILKPDAILGLATGSSPIGTYQQLIDWYKKGDIDFSQVHTYNLDEYRGLTYEDPQSYHYFMRKNFFDSVNIDLANTHVPDGADSDIEHACTSYDAMVKAAGYVDLQLLGIGRNGHIGFNEPDEVFSKGTHCVDLTPSTIEANSRLFDSPDQVPRQAYTMGIQTIMHARRIILVASGTEKAQAVKDMIYGPVTPKVPASILQLHTNCTVVADAAALSLCPNS; encoded by the coding sequence ATGCGCGTCATTCGTTGCAAGGATTATCACGATATGAGCCGCAAGGCCGCCAACATTATCTCCGCTCAGGTCATCCTGAAGCCGGACGCAATCCTCGGCCTGGCAACCGGTTCTTCCCCAATTGGAACCTATCAGCAGTTGATCGATTGGTACAAGAAGGGGGACATTGATTTCTCCCAGGTCCACACCTATAACCTGGATGAGTACCGTGGCCTTACGTATGAGGATCCCCAGTCCTATCACTACTTTATGCGTAAGAACTTCTTTGACTCCGTGAACATTGATCTTGCCAATACCCATGTGCCTGACGGCGCGGATTCCGACATCGAGCATGCCTGCACAAGCTATGACGCAATGGTCAAAGCGGCAGGGTACGTTGACCTGCAGCTTCTGGGCATCGGACGCAACGGTCACATCGGTTTCAATGAGCCGGATGAGGTCTTCAGCAAGGGCACGCACTGCGTCGATTTGACCCCGAGCACGATTGAGGCTAACTCCCGTCTCTTTGATTCCCCTGATCAGGTGCCAAGACAGGCTTATACGATGGGCATCCAGACGATTATGCATGCCCGTCGCATCATCCTGGTTGCCTCCGGCACTGAGAAGGCTCAGGCGGTCAAGGATATGATTTACGGTCCGGTGACGCCGAAGGTACCGGCCTCAATCCTGCAGCTTCACACTAACTGCACCGTCGTCGCAGATGCTGCGGCACTGTCCCTGTGCCCCAATAGCTAA
- a CDS encoding PRD domain-containing protein, translating to MYAEIHDYPGSTYMSKKLDRQNRLIALLSTADSWVSAATLARMLGTTERTIRNYIHELTPRYDIESSSFGYRLTGESSHKGSAPTDDPDGTVRTSPADNDSRARDIVVRLISSKETLSIFDIANSLAVSESTILTKVMPKMRTILMRFNIKLIEQDFRLSLEGTETDKRRVLGYLARSNATGFFSSEHTIEAMFPNIDCSYMLARLVKICQDSGLLLNNYALQNLLIHVLIILIRLQDHNSLEDTDEFADIPELLRHSSQKSAILRCAEAMSALFEHEYGIAMPNRDFQEVILLVALSIDRYDYDKLDFDTVARITDRPFLDCVISAGTDLCERYGIPAFTEEFNLQLAMHVYNAYQRAIYHVGIANPIGPQIKKSYAPVYDMAVYFAHQIESAYGIELSENEIAFIAFHMGAYIERTERIHDFISCSIVVEQYHDFGQQFINTIERSFGQDLIIEGTGGIRSFLSYPIDSDLLITTTDIPYMHPHKVLVSPLLGIRDIRVIREEIELIKSEKLARNAKEFLLHLIKPGCFVRNVDFDGPEACIRYLGSIAQQCGLIDATFIEDIILREKVSSTSFVDGLAIPHSISLLPSTSFVCILHNDTPIPWGRSSVNIVLLIGLAQQDMKQFRPIFDFLVDRFSSTSVMSHALKSDTLEEFLDALID from the coding sequence TTGTACGCAGAGATACACGACTATCCCGGGAGCACCTACATGTCGAAAAAGCTGGACCGGCAAAACCGATTGATTGCCCTTCTTTCGACTGCAGATTCTTGGGTTTCAGCTGCGACGCTTGCCCGGATGCTTGGCACGACCGAACGAACAATCCGCAACTACATTCACGAGCTTACCCCCCGCTACGATATAGAATCCTCATCCTTTGGATACCGGCTGACTGGGGAATCGTCTCATAAAGGTAGCGCACCAACAGATGATCCTGACGGCACCGTTCGAACAAGCCCAGCCGACAATGACAGTCGGGCACGCGATATCGTGGTCAGGCTTATCTCAAGCAAGGAGACACTGTCAATATTCGATATAGCGAATAGCCTTGCAGTAAGCGAGTCAACCATTCTCACAAAGGTCATGCCGAAGATGCGGACCATACTGATGCGCTTCAACATTAAGCTCATAGAACAGGATTTCCGTCTGTCACTCGAGGGTACGGAGACCGATAAGAGACGCGTGCTGGGTTATCTTGCACGGAGCAACGCAACTGGCTTTTTCAGCTCTGAACACACTATCGAGGCGATGTTCCCCAACATCGACTGCAGCTATATGCTAGCAAGGTTGGTAAAAATCTGTCAGGATTCCGGACTGCTTCTCAACAACTATGCACTCCAAAACCTGCTGATTCATGTCCTGATCATCCTAATTAGGCTCCAAGATCACAATTCCCTCGAAGATACTGACGAGTTTGCAGATATACCTGAGCTGCTTCGACACTCTTCCCAGAAATCCGCCATCCTACGATGCGCCGAAGCGATGAGCGCCCTTTTTGAACACGAATATGGCATTGCGATGCCCAACCGCGACTTTCAGGAGGTCATTCTGCTAGTTGCTCTGTCCATCGACCGATACGACTATGACAAGCTCGACTTCGATACTGTAGCACGCATAACCGACAGGCCCTTCCTCGACTGTGTCATCTCAGCCGGCACAGACCTCTGCGAGCGCTATGGCATACCAGCCTTCACAGAAGAGTTCAATCTGCAGCTTGCTATGCATGTTTACAACGCCTATCAGCGCGCAATCTATCATGTCGGCATAGCAAATCCGATCGGACCTCAAATCAAGAAGAGCTATGCACCCGTCTATGACATGGCAGTGTACTTTGCACATCAAATCGAGTCTGCTTACGGCATAGAGCTTTCCGAAAACGAGATAGCCTTCATTGCGTTCCATATGGGCGCCTATATAGAGCGTACAGAACGGATACATGACTTCATCAGCTGCTCAATCGTTGTAGAGCAATACCACGATTTTGGGCAGCAGTTCATCAACACTATCGAGCGCTCGTTCGGTCAAGACCTCATCATCGAAGGAACAGGAGGCATCCGGTCATTCCTTTCCTATCCCATCGATTCCGATCTGCTCATCACGACGACCGACATCCCATATATGCACCCCCATAAGGTGCTCGTGAGCCCACTTCTCGGTATACGTGATATCCGCGTCATTCGTGAGGAAATCGAACTAATAAAGTCAGAAAAACTAGCACGCAATGCAAAGGAGTTTCTCCTACATCTCATCAAACCAGGCTGCTTCGTCCGAAATGTCGACTTCGACGGACCGGAAGCTTGTATCCGCTATCTAGGCAGCATTGCACAGCAGTGTGGACTCATAGATGCAACGTTCATCGAGGATATCATACTACGCGAAAAGGTTTCATCAACCTCATTCGTCGATGGTCTTGCCATCCCACATAGCATCAGTCTCCTTCCCAGTACTTCGTTCGTTTGCATTCTGCACAATGACACGCCGATTCCATGGGGCAGGAGCAGTGTAAATATCGTCCTTCTTATAGGGCTAGCCCAACAAGACATGAAGCAGTTCCGCCCCATATTCGACTTCCTAGTCGATCGATTCTCATCAACTAGCGTGATGTCACACGCTCTGAAGTCAGATACTCTTGAAGAGTTCCTTGATGCCCTAATAGACTAA
- a CDS encoding PTS transporter subunit EIIC has translation MMSESGTAKTESKLQQAIETKVVPALNKVTSNYWFSLVADAVLIIVPFSMVSAVPSLWSVIRKFLLPDSPDLTPITTYSFGLIGLFVSFIIPYNCMVKEGRKERSLIAGFTGLGTFMLCMKAQTTDVGTVFTMAQFGAGGMFTAMFLGLIIAFIYKIFATRSFFGEDSLIPDFVRNWFDNIIAILISLFLGWIVTYLANVNIFSLITYVMSPLTYFAQTLPGVIFMTFIMDFFYFFGVSGWVFTPVTRTIQQMGMAENMAAVAAGGVATNINAYGFTRYTMIGGEGATLPLAFYLTFLSKSKKNKLVGRATFVPVLFNINEPIWFSTVVDNPYMLVPTILESIILPANAWIWQHFGWAGCHFVNFDANQLPTAVSAFFMSGGNWGNVVLVLVNLALAAIIWFPFFKVYDKHQCEIEAKEEQEIRAQES, from the coding sequence ATGATGAGCGAATCAGGAACAGCTAAAACTGAAAGCAAGTTGCAACAGGCCATCGAAACCAAGGTTGTACCTGCACTCAACAAGGTGACATCGAATTATTGGTTTAGTCTCGTTGCCGATGCCGTTCTAATCATTGTACCTTTCTCTATGGTAAGCGCTGTACCGAGTCTCTGGTCGGTCATACGCAAGTTTCTCCTTCCGGATTCTCCCGATCTTACGCCAATCACCACTTACTCCTTTGGCCTCATCGGCCTTTTCGTCTCCTTCATCATCCCTTATAACTGCATGGTGAAGGAGGGGCGCAAGGAACGGAGCCTCATTGCCGGCTTCACGGGGCTAGGTACGTTCATGCTGTGTATGAAGGCCCAGACCACTGATGTGGGAACCGTCTTTACGATGGCACAGTTCGGAGCAGGCGGTATGTTCACCGCTATGTTCCTTGGGCTCATCATTGCGTTCATCTACAAAATTTTTGCTACTCGTTCGTTCTTCGGCGAGGATTCCCTCATCCCTGATTTTGTACGCAACTGGTTCGATAATATTATCGCTATCCTTATTAGCCTCTTCCTCGGATGGATTGTCACCTATCTTGCAAACGTCAACATCTTCTCTCTCATCACTTATGTCATGAGCCCGCTGACCTATTTCGCCCAGACGCTCCCTGGCGTCATCTTCATGACCTTTATCATGGACTTCTTCTATTTCTTTGGTGTCTCCGGCTGGGTCTTTACGCCAGTCACCCGCACCATCCAGCAGATGGGCATGGCTGAAAATATGGCTGCCGTGGCAGCCGGTGGCGTCGCTACCAATATCAATGCCTATGGTTTCACCCGTTACACCATGATTGGTGGTGAAGGTGCAACACTTCCGCTCGCTTTCTACTTAACCTTCCTTTCGAAGAGCAAGAAGAACAAGCTCGTGGGTAGGGCTACGTTCGTTCCGGTTCTCTTCAATATCAATGAGCCGATCTGGTTCTCAACAGTCGTTGATAATCCCTACATGCTTGTGCCGACGATTCTGGAATCGATTATTCTCCCCGCCAATGCTTGGATTTGGCAACACTTTGGATGGGCTGGCTGCCACTTCGTGAACTTCGATGCCAATCAGCTTCCGACTGCTGTTTCTGCATTCTTCATGTCAGGTGGCAACTGGGGCAATGTCGTGCTTGTGCTTGTAAATCTCGCACTTGCAGCAATCATCTGGTTCCCCTTCTTCAAGGTATATGACAAGCATCAATGCGAAATCGAAGCTAAAGAAGAGCAGGAGATTAGAGCGCAAGAATCGTAA
- a CDS encoding Xaa-Pro peptidase family protein — MYQNRVQRVLDNLATKGCRQAIIADPLSIFYLTGYYAEPYERFLALYISPDDCTLFVNKLFPSAEQYCDRIEVHDDTDNPLPAVVKHIHRDETLGLDKMFPARWTLPLINNHVAKQFILASFAVDDTRSHKDKEERNLMRDASRINDKAMGWLQGQIRVGVAEQEIAEGLLGTYRSLGAQNHSFSPIVSFGANSADPHHMPDNTKLKPGDMILFDVGCKKDMYCSDMTRTFFTAEPTDEQEKAYETVRRANEAAESLVAPGVTFAELDDCARSIISDAGYGQYFTHRLGHQIGLSDHEPGDVSSTHTDPVEPGQIFSIEPGIYIPGRFGVRIEDLVLVTDHGCEVLNSYPKDLTIVSVD; from the coding sequence ATGTATCAGAATCGTGTTCAACGCGTACTCGACAACCTTGCAACAAAGGGTTGCCGGCAGGCCATCATCGCCGACCCACTGTCGATCTTTTACCTTACGGGCTACTACGCTGAGCCTTATGAGCGCTTTTTGGCCCTCTATATCAGCCCCGATGACTGCACTCTCTTTGTCAACAAGCTGTTCCCTTCAGCTGAGCAGTACTGCGACCGCATCGAGGTTCACGATGATACGGACAACCCGCTGCCCGCCGTGGTAAAGCACATACACAGGGATGAGACCTTGGGTTTGGATAAAATGTTTCCAGCCCGCTGGACGCTGCCGTTGATCAACAACCACGTCGCAAAGCAGTTCATCCTCGCTTCCTTCGCCGTAGATGACACACGATCCCACAAGGATAAGGAAGAGCGGAACTTGATGCGTGACGCCTCCCGCATCAACGATAAAGCGATGGGCTGGCTGCAGGGCCAGATTCGTGTCGGCGTGGCCGAGCAGGAGATCGCTGAGGGGCTCTTAGGGACCTATCGCTCACTCGGCGCACAGAACCACTCCTTCAGTCCGATTGTGAGCTTTGGAGCCAATAGCGCTGACCCCCATCATATGCCGGATAATACCAAGCTCAAGCCTGGTGATATGATACTCTTCGATGTCGGCTGCAAGAAGGATATGTACTGCTCCGATATGACCCGCACCTTCTTTACCGCCGAACCAACGGATGAGCAAGAGAAGGCCTATGAGACCGTGCGCAGAGCAAATGAGGCTGCGGAGAGTTTAGTGGCGCCAGGCGTCACCTTCGCTGAACTAGACGATTGTGCCCGCTCTATTATTTCCGATGCCGGGTATGGGCAGTACTTTACGCATCGTTTAGGGCACCAGATCGGCCTTTCCGACCATGAGCCAGGGGATGTGTCCTCCACTCACACTGATCCGGTTGAGCCGGGCCAGATCTTTTCGATTGAGCCGGGCATCTACATCCCCGGCCGTTTCGGTGTCAGAATCGAGGACCTAGTCCTCGTCACTGACCATGGTTGCGAGGTACTCAATTCCTATCCGAAGGACCTCACGATCGTCTCTGTTGACTAA
- the ispE gene encoding 4-(cytidine 5'-diphospho)-2-C-methyl-D-erythritol kinase, which produces MRNLFAPAKINLYLGVHTERDERGYHRVDSVMTTLDFGDEITIEPSDSLTLKFSPAIQAATEKTTTYRTVEALGKAFQRPTNFEIHVKRGIPERSGLGGSSTDAGAVLKAICMGWGIGPLDPRVVKVAQRVGADIPFFLSPHTSYLAGTGDTLVEQFEAPKLSVVVVRPPIHGSHAQEAYQEFDRHPEKAGDLEVMLEALRAHDTARIMENISNNLQTACERLEPDLAAVVVWLNQQEGAVSAAVSGSGACCFALCEKDEMAKEIADKAHKVQHWWSKSAKVVDADSFGIGCLS; this is translated from the coding sequence ATGAGAAACCTGTTTGCCCCTGCAAAAATCAACCTCTATCTCGGCGTCCACACCGAGCGCGATGAGCGTGGCTATCACCGTGTCGATTCAGTAATGACAACACTGGATTTCGGTGATGAGATAACTATCGAGCCGTCAGATTCGCTGACGCTTAAGTTCAGCCCGGCGATCCAGGCCGCCACTGAGAAAACGACAACCTATCGGACGGTTGAGGCGTTGGGGAAGGCCTTCCAGCGTCCGACCAATTTCGAGATTCACGTGAAGCGCGGAATCCCCGAGCGCAGCGGTTTGGGCGGCTCTTCCACCGATGCTGGGGCAGTATTGAAGGCAATCTGTATGGGCTGGGGTATTGGCCCGCTTGACCCCCGTGTAGTTAAAGTTGCGCAGCGTGTAGGCGCGGATATCCCCTTCTTCCTAAGCCCACACACGAGCTATCTGGCAGGGACAGGGGATACCTTAGTAGAGCAGTTTGAGGCGCCGAAACTTTCGGTCGTAGTAGTGAGACCACCGATCCATGGATCCCATGCGCAGGAAGCCTACCAGGAGTTTGATCGGCACCCTGAGAAAGCCGGGGATCTCGAAGTGATGCTCGAAGCGTTGCGCGCGCATGACACGGCACGGATTATGGAGAACATCTCAAATAATCTGCAGACGGCGTGTGAGCGGCTGGAACCGGACCTTGCAGCGGTCGTGGTGTGGCTCAATCAACAGGAAGGTGCAGTCAGTGCCGCAGTCAGCGGATCAGGTGCCTGTTGCTTTGCTCTTTGTGAGAAAGATGAAATGGCAAAAGAGATTGCTGATAAAGCGCACAAAGTTCAGCATTGGTGGTCAAAATCTGCTAAAGTAGTCGACGCAGACAGTTTTGGAATAGGATGTCTGTCATAA
- a CDS encoding Veg family protein translates to MDIDMPPINRVDQIREKLATLEGKRIKVRANMGRSRINEGTGVLVQVHPSLFVVEVEERRGRKSRQSYQYVDILTGSVEVFDADTGEKLFNYSAEE, encoded by the coding sequence ATGGATATCGACATGCCGCCAATCAATCGTGTCGATCAGATTCGTGAAAAGCTAGCTACCTTAGAAGGCAAACGCATCAAGGTACGCGCAAATATGGGACGCTCACGCATCAACGAGGGCACTGGTGTATTGGTACAGGTCCATCCCTCGCTGTTCGTCGTGGAGGTCGAAGAGCGCCGCGGCCGCAAGAGCCGTCAGTCCTACCAGTACGTTGACATTCTGACCGGCAGCGTAGAGGTCTTTGATGCAGATACCGGTGAGAAACTGTTCAACTACTCTGCCGAAGAATAA
- a CDS encoding PTS sugar transporter subunit IIB, whose amino-acid sequence MFDVHHERAGVLRRCVMAVQEGTIRILLACGIGASTGFMAANMRKMAKKKGLNVSVHAVSKSEVMEFADKIDVLLLGPHFSGEVPEYQEKLSPYGVVVSSINPKYYGSLDAEHILEDAVKLYGQRGA is encoded by the coding sequence ATGTTCGATGTACATCATGAACGAGCCGGAGTACTAAGGAGATGCGTTATGGCTGTGCAAGAAGGAACGATAAGGATTCTGCTTGCCTGCGGTATTGGAGCCTCAACTGGCTTCATGGCGGCGAACATGCGCAAGATGGCAAAGAAGAAGGGCCTGAACGTCTCGGTCCATGCAGTTAGCAAATCTGAAGTGATGGAGTTTGCGGACAAGATCGACGTTCTGTTACTGGGTCCGCACTTCTCTGGAGAAGTGCCTGAGTATCAGGAGAAACTCAGTCCTTATGGCGTTGTGGTTTCCTCTATCAATCCCAAATACTATGGCTCGCTGGATGCGGAGCACATCTTGGAAGATGCTGTCAAGCTTTATGGGCAGAGGGGTGCATGA
- a CDS encoding transposase: MSIPEAIKQKRPTQFGAVEIRCIGGHYYTYLVSSRWNAVKQRPQKVTGHSIGKITEADGFIPNANGLRLMQSMRLTLNVAPCVKNYGAYEMLQQLSPDLNKQLKKHFPDTFREIETISLLRLVDSISCVRMIQPMFLDSYMSDICADIAVSKNCVRRFVAELGSKQDQLDEFMRDQVMPVSTLLFDGTSIFMRGADSLADKGHNPNHSLDPQARIVYVFEKDSHRPVFCRVVQGSIVDKTAFMDTVQAAGCRNCIIIADKGFYSKKNVSALLSAGMKYILPLRKDTVNVETTFYENNDDNKWDDVFTYNKRAIWYRKKPSGNKGNFIYTFRDDSRKAELVGHCVERVKKDYGEEKHTPKDVIRQTRMGYFSFCSNLDLPAKEIYLDYKKRWDIEQCFDYLKNSTISSASHAHTDDYFRGWAFLNHISLLYYYGLLNALRNAGLTDKFSAEDVLKLTKNIYRVDNGDKQGFKVSAIQKKTKNVLDKLGVDLLRKI; encoded by the coding sequence ATGAGTATTCCAGAAGCTATTAAACAGAAGAGGCCTACCCAGTTTGGGGCGGTGGAGATCCGCTGTATCGGCGGTCATTACTATACATATCTTGTCTCCTCCAGATGGAATGCTGTGAAGCAGCGTCCTCAGAAAGTGACCGGACACAGCATCGGAAAAATTACCGAAGCGGACGGATTCATTCCGAACGCAAACGGCCTTCGTCTGATGCAGTCCATGAGGCTTACTCTGAATGTCGCTCCTTGCGTCAAGAACTATGGCGCTTATGAAATGTTGCAGCAGCTCTCGCCTGATCTTAACAAACAGCTAAAGAAACACTTTCCGGATACGTTCCGAGAGATAGAGACCATCTCGCTTCTGCGTCTTGTGGACAGTATCTCCTGTGTCAGGATGATCCAACCTATGTTCCTTGATTCCTACATGAGCGATATATGTGCAGATATCGCCGTCTCAAAGAACTGCGTAAGAAGGTTTGTGGCTGAACTCGGTTCGAAACAGGACCAGCTGGACGAATTCATGCGAGATCAGGTCATGCCTGTCTCGACACTTCTGTTCGATGGGACATCTATCTTCATGCGCGGTGCGGATTCACTTGCAGACAAAGGTCATAATCCTAACCATAGCCTGGATCCACAGGCAAGGATTGTGTATGTTTTTGAAAAGGATTCCCACCGGCCGGTATTCTGTCGTGTGGTACAAGGATCCATCGTCGATAAGACGGCCTTTATGGATACCGTGCAGGCTGCAGGATGCAGGAACTGCATCATCATTGCCGATAAAGGCTTCTACTCCAAGAAGAATGTTTCGGCACTGCTGAGTGCCGGAATGAAGTATATCCTTCCGCTTCGTAAAGACACCGTCAATGTCGAGACTACGTTTTACGAGAACAACGATGACAACAAGTGGGACGATGTCTTCACCTACAACAAGCGAGCCATATGGTATCGGAAGAAACCAAGCGGCAACAAGGGAAACTTCATCTACACGTTCCGCGATGATTCCAGGAAGGCAGAACTTGTAGGCCACTGTGTCGAGCGTGTCAAGAAGGACTATGGCGAAGAGAAGCACACGCCCAAAGATGTCATCCGGCAGACCCGGATGGGATATTTCTCGTTCTGCAGCAACCTTGATCTTCCAGCGAAGGAGATCTATCTCGACTACAAGAAGCGATGGGACATCGAGCAGTGCTTCGACTATCTCAAGAACAGCACTATTTCAAGTGCTTCCCATGCACACACGGATGATTACTTTCGTGGCTGGGCATTCCTGAACCACATCAGCCTGCTGTACTACTATGGTCTGCTGAACGCTCTCAGAAACGCAGGGCTTACGGATAAGTTTTCTGCGGAAGATGTCCTGAAACTCACAAAGAACATTTACCGTGTGGATAACGGAGACAAGCAGGGGTTCAAGGTATCCGCAATCCAGAAGAAGACAAAGAACGTGCTGGATAAGCTCGGCGTCGACTTATTACGTAAAATTTGA